CTTTCATACAGTGACTGCTGATAGAGTTCCATATGTCGTGACATATTTCCTCCTATACTCGCTATTCTCACCCCGTCATAGTACCATGTTGACATAACTTCACCGCCATTAATTCTTTCTGTGTAAACATACCCTACTTTGTTCGTGACTGCCGCAAACCGCCTCCCCATTGGCAACCCTCTGACAGAATCTGCACCCACTGGCCCAGATAACTCATCCCAACCTGATGGTGCATAACTCTCCACTGAATGTACTCGCAAGTATTGATTATCACTGTCAAACGTAACATAACCATCCTTATTTCTGATTATTAACCCACCTGTACCAGACCTCGTTAATATCCCGACATCAAAGATATAATAGTCACCAATCACCGCTGAATTAACAGATGATGAATCAACATAAATAATAGTATAGGTATATACATTTCCATTTTTCTTAACCGAAAGCAGTGACGCGTGATGACTAGAACAGGATATAGCTAGCAGTGGCGGGAGATTGGATTTTGCATTATAGGTTATAACCATGCAATCACCAATATTCACATCCCAATTCATAGTTAGTTGCCCTTTCTGAGATAAATATAAATTAAACACCTCAGAATCGATCAGCGTTATACCGCTGTCGTTTACAACCCGAACAAATGCCATTATTAATAAATCCCGTAAACACAGAAGCAACGAACATCCCTGGTCGTTGCCACTGTGATGGTATTCCCGTTAATTACCGCCGAGGGAGGTGTGCTCCAAACGCCAATATCGAATTTTATTTGCTCTGCCGAGACAGACACCCACAGTCGTCCACCATAAAGATCCGGGATGGTGATGGACTGAGATATTCCCGGTTCAACCGTAAAATATCCCAATGTTTTTGTAATGCTATTTGACAGATCCAGTACAATATTACCCGCCGCATCCCTGATGATAAAAACTGCCACGCCAATCCCCCACCTTTATCGGTCAAAATACGGATTCACTCTTTCTACTGCCTGCTGATAGAGTGTGTTTCGCTGGGCCATCATGCGGTTAATGCGCTCTCGCTTCTCGTCTGCCGATAGCGTGCGATCAATACGCACCATCTCGATACGATCATTCAGTTGGCGAACCGCTTTCTGTGTTTCTGTCATCATTTTCCGTTTTGATAACAGCCCGGCACTTTCTGTCTTCAGGGTGCTGGCATCATCCTTACGCCCTTGTTCCCGATAGGCATTAATCGTGCGGCTAATCTGATTGGCCTGGTTCATCATGCGGTAGAAATCATCGGCGAATTGCGTTGATTTGGCAGGGTCAGAGCCGCGCAGAAACGATTTGATAACCGGCAATTCATCCAGCCGCAGTGCTGGCGTTTCGCCGGCATCACTGAACTGCCGCGCAACAATATTGGTTGCCCCCAACACATACGCCCCCAGCGTGCCGGTATACCCCTGAACAATATGATCCAGCATCTTGGGAGACAGCCCGGTCGCCGCGCCGATTTCACGCATCAGTAAGCTGGTTTGGTCATTGTAGCGCGCGGCAGCAATCAGGTTACTGTCTGCCATGCTCTCGATAGGGCCGCCACGGAAGAAGTCATAATTCACATAGGCTTCTGCCATCGGCTTCACCACCTGTGGGATGGGATTGAATGCCATCGTTTCAAGAAAATTTCTCGCGATGACTTTGCCGAACTTACCGGGGGAATCTTCACCGCCCAGCATACGCACGAAACGCTCCGACGTTGTGCCAAACATCAGGCCGATTTCAAAGGGCTTAGGGAAACGAACGTGTTGATCACCTAAAAAGAAATGCCAATAGGCATCTTTATCCCAGTCAGGCAGTTCTTTATAGCGCTTATCGTCCCAGTTCAGCGCCAGAAGAGCTAAAGACAAACCAGCGATATACCCCCTCGCTTCAATACCTCTCGTGGATCGTCCTTTATCGCCCTACCCAGTTTGCTCATCCCCTGCAGGCGGGCATTGAGAAACGGCACCACATCGGTCAGACCGATAATCAGTTTGCTCGAGCCCATCATGCTGAAGTCCATCAAGTCGCGCGCTTCAAACGCCGCCTGTGCCTTACTTTTGCCGGATTTTAATGCAGCATCATAGGTGGCCACGCGGTTAGCATTTTCCGCCCCTTCACTGATATGCCGGTATTTCTCCCATGCGGTTTCCAGCTTATCCAGTACATCCTTGCCGCTGCGTACCAGCGTCGATTCGAATTCACGCATCTGGCTGTCGCTGTATCCTTTGCGGCGCAGCACTTTGCGGATGTTGGCTGCCGACCCTGTCGGATCGTAAGCGTTAAGATAACCACCGCCAAACGTAGCGCCAGCGGCCATCATGTCCACCAGTGTGTCATCCGTGGCCAGCGCTTTGCGTAGCCCCTGCAACGAGGATATCCCGGCACGAAAACCATCTTTATTGATGGCCCAGGAATGCAGGGAGTCACGCATAAAGTTGCGCAAAATGAAGTCCGGCATCGCCGTCGTGCCGATGGTCAACACCCGTTTAGCCTGGCGCGCCGCTTTCATGAACACGGAATTGCTGCGCTCCATATCAATCATGGTGAACGCGCGATAGAGGTCTGGATCATTGACCTGCACCAGTTGCTCCTGCCCATCGACGTACACTTTCACCACATTTTTCCCGATGCGTTCGTAATCTATTTTGTTCGGTTTCTCGATCACCTCAACGACGCCGGTATCCGCCAGATTCACCACTGACCGGCGCATCGCCTCGTTTTTCATCGAGGCATCGACCGATTTCGCCACATAGTTAAACAGGTTTTCAATCGGGTCTTTGATAGTTAACTCGCTGCCTTTCAACTTGCGCACCGTGCTGCTTTGGTTGGCCACGCCGCGTGTCGTCCAGGGGCCGTGTGCCTCGCCGTTCTCGGCTTCTCGGAAATACGGCAGATACCAGGCATCCTCCCACATCACCCGGCTTTCAGGATCAATCAGCCCCATGTCCTGTTGCAGATCCAGAATCGACTTGATAAAGGCATCATATTTGCGTTTCTGATCGGCAAACAACGCTTCGTTACCCCGATTCAGGGTTTTCATGTACGCAATTTCGTCTGCCGTGAAGTTGTTTTCGCGTCCTTCCGCCATCAGCCGTTCAGAGCGGTGCCCGGCTATCCACTTCAGGAAGTTTTCACGCTGGTTGCCCAATGCGTCGAATATCCCCATCAATGAATCGGCTTTGCCCGTTCCCGGGATACGCTCGGTAACGCCCTCTTTTTTGTTGTACCGCACTAAACCGTGCTCCCACACCACGCCCGAAACCGCACCGGCACCGGCTGCCATGCGAGCGGCGGTGTAGCCCGACACACTGGCGTCAAAATCCCCCGCCGCGTCTTCAGCGTATTTCAGCGGTGCCAGGCCATCAAAGGTGCGGGTGTTCAGTTTGCGGAAGGTTTCGCGCCACCACTGTTTCAGTTCCGTCCGATCGCTGTCGGCAGCCATCTGGTAGAAGTCCTTGGCTTTATCAAACCAACCTTTATCAACGTTAAAGCCCATTTTGCGGCTGGTTTCTGCATCCATTGCCGGGTTGCCGGTGCGTGAGTACAGGGCCTTGTTCTTGCGGATATCGGCGGATGAGAGTATATTTTGATCTGAACCTTGATAAGAACGCTCCTCCTTGGGCAATTGGAGCCCCTGTGAATGAGGGTTATCAGGGTTTTCTTTTTTGCGACGATACAAGACCAAACCTTCCCTCTCCATTGTTTTGATCTTCTTGCCTTCTTCTGTGCCATAAACCGACGCGATCCGGTTTACCTCTATACGCCGTTGTGCTGCGCTCATATGAACCGCTGAGACAACAGGGTTTCCGTTCATATCATTTGCTTCGAGCAACGCAACGACAGCATTATCCTGTGTGGCTGAACGATATATAGTAATGGGATCGTGCATGAGTTCGGGGAGATGTTCGATCACCGATAAAGGGACGTCATGTTTCACCCCATTAGTGGCTTTGCGCACCGTATCGCGATTGATATACATGTCCAGATTCGGCGCGCCCAAAGCACGTAACACTGGGGGAGTTCTGCCTATCCTGATGGACATGTCCCCAGACCGCATCGACCGCATGGCATTACCCAGTTCAGTTCGGTACTGTTCTGCCTCTTCCGGCAGTGGTCGAAGCGGATCGGTGTCGTCTGCTTTCGAATACAGCGCATCAGTGCGTGAAAACGTATCCTCAAACTCGCGCGTACCGGGCTTCTCATTGGCATACATCGCCGTTTTCTTAAAGCGGCCAGTGATGGTGCGCAGGATATTGCGGATTTCCGCCGGCGTGATGTCGGCATGGCTGATTACGCCTGCTTTTCGAAGCCCGGTGGTCAGGAGTGAGATAAAGCGATCCCACATGCCCCCAAGCCCGGTGAGCTCGCTGCGCTCTGCCATATGCGCCAGAAATTCATTGGCCTGCTCCTCCAGCGATTCGTTGCCGTAGGAACGTTCCACCTGGTGCCATACCTCTTGAATCGTTTTGTTCTTGCTCTCACGCGTCTGGTGCAGCACCCGCATGATGCGGTCATATTCCACATCACCAATCACCGACGCCAGCCCATGATGGGCGATGATTTCATGGCTCAGCTTGGCGCGCAGCTCACGCGGGCCTGCAATATTGTCGGCGATGACGATCACCCGGCTGAGTTCTGGCTGATAGATAGCGTGCACAGTGCCAAATTCCGCCGGGATACCATTTGGCATCATAGCTGCCGCTTCGGCCTGCGTTTGCACGGCCTTCACTTTGATTTTAGCTGCGCCGTTCAGGTGAGAGACGAACAGATCGGAGGCCAGTTGCACCCGGTCGCGCAGCATTCCCGTTTCTGGTTTGTGTCCGTCTCTACTGAAACTGCCATCGTGAATAATGTTGCCCCCGCCAATATCCACCCCAGAAACAGCAACGCCCCCATTTTTGGAGGCGTTGTCGTTGAGGGTCTTGCGTAGCTTCTCCAGCTTTTCATCCAACTCGGCACGGTTATCTTTCAGATAGGCCCGCGCCTCTGCGCTGTCTTTAAACCCGGCTTTTAACGGTAATACCCGTGTACTGTCTTTATATCCTAAGAACACCTGCCCATCGGCCTGACGACGAAACACCTCAATCTTTGCCGGTTTACCGCTATTCTGTGTGGTGCCACGCGGTTCCTCACCGAAACCGGCAGCCTTTCCTTGTTGTCCATATTCTGGAGCAGGAAGCCGTACCGCATACCCCCCCTCAACCTCTTCGACCGTGGCACCTGGCATTTTCCCCCACTTTGAGTGACGGGCCAGAGGCTCACTCGTGAAGGGGCGATTTTTCGTGTAGAACTTCAATTCACCGACAGGTTCACCGCGCGCATAGGCTTCCGTTGTCGCATCGACAGGCACACCTGCAACACGGTGGCGCTGGTCGGGCAACGCGGCTTGATTATTGCCCCCCATTGCCTCGGTAAACTCTCGCGTCTTGCGCTGAGTGCGTGTTTCCCCAGATGTAAATTGTGGCGGCTGCGCTGTCTGCCCCTCATCAATTGTCGGTGAACCAGAAAAAATAATGCCTTTATCCTCAATAGCATGTGTCGGCACCGTCTCGCTGTCATAGGTTTGGCTGGCTCGCCCCACCTCATTGCCCGCCTGTGGGCGTTCGGCGGGAATAAAAGACTGTCCGCGCACCTGCCGCCCGGCATCGAACTGCGGCCCGCTGCCCGCAGCCCGTTCATCGCTCATCATCGGGTGAAGCTCCCCGGGCATGGCGATAACAGATGTTTGCCCGGGGGCTGGCAGTCGAGGTGTGCGTGCTGCCCGGATTTTTTCAGCCTGCTCAATAATGGCCAGCTCCTCTGGCGTATATCCCTGATCGCCCTGCCCCATTTGTTGGCTAATGAGTTCTTCAGCCGTTGGCGCGTATTGTTGCTCTGCCAGCGCGCGCTGGACATCGCTATCGTCAGCGAACCCCTGAATGCGTGAGTCTTGGCGCAGATACGCCGGCGTATCACGGAATGCGTCCATACGCCCAGGGGGAATGCCATTTGGTGATTGATTATCTGGTGTGGCTGATTGCAGCGACTCCACTTCAGGTGCAGACTGCTGATGGAGGGGCTGGGGCGCAGGCTGCTGCTTCCCTTTGGCATCAATACCGAGACGCTCTGAAAGCACGGTGCGTACAGCCTCATGCTGCAATTGTTCTTCCTCAGAGCGCTTAGGGTTTTCATTCAATTTGCGGTATGTCGTCAACAGTTCATCATCGGACTGTTGCTTGAATGCCTCTACCTTTTGAGCAATTTTTTCATGCTGATCCAGTTCATCGAGTCGTTCACTTGCCGCCCGTTTCAATTCACTGTTATTGGTCAAATCCGCACTGGCATACTCTCGCAGCATGGCAGCACGATCTTGTGTTGCATACCGCTGCCTTGCCTCTTCATAGGGTGATAATGCTGGTTGTTCCGCCCCTCTGTTACGGAGATAACCGGGCCACCATCACGCCATTCACCGGTATACCCAGGTGGGGGCGCATCATCACCCATTTTCACTACCGGGATAGAAGAGCCATTATCCTGATTTCCTTCCTGGTATGATGCTTTCCATTCAGGTGTATCTACCGTGCTATCGGGCGATTGATTGGCGTGGTGCCCACGCATCCCCCAACAGCACCAGCAGCCCCACCCATGCCCGCCCCTACAACGGCATTGTTCGCCCCGACCTCCAACACATCTTTCATCGGGTCGATTTTCTGCCCGGCAGTGCCGATCAACTGCTGGTTTTGGACATAGCGCTGCCCTGCACCCTGAGCAAATTCAGTCGCCCCTTCAGAGAGAGCGCCAGCCGCAACACCTGATGCCACGCCACTGGCTGCCCCTTTCTTCGTCAACAATGACAGCAGGGTGTGATCTCCGAGGGTGGAGGCGGCGATATTTACCGCCAGCAGTCGTGGGTCTGCCGTCACCGCCGTAGCCGCGCGATCGGCTACCATGTTGCGTGCAAGCGTCAATTTCTGCGTATCATCCAGCCTGGCATACTGCGGATCAGAATCAACGTCTGAAAACGCCTGCTGAAATGTCTTGCTCTGCGTAAGTTCGTCAAATGAAAGGGCATTGATTTCGTTGCGCATGTCAATGCCACCCTGCCCCTGAGCAGACGCCGCCATGGTGCCAACAAAAGTGCTTTTACCTGCAACGGCGGCCGCACGATCAGCCGTTTCCTTTGCTAACTGACGGGCAGCCTCTTCCGGCATAGATTTGCTGAGACGATTGAAAGCCGCGCGCTCCGCCATCTCTCGCGCAGCGCTGGCCCCAACTTTCGACATAGCCCCACCGCTAATCAATTGCGCGATGGTCGGCACGGCATTGATTAGCCAGGTATCCTTATCGAACAACCCTTCTCCGGCACGCAACCCGGTAATATTGCCTTCCTTGTTCCGTTCTGCGCTTACAAAATCCAGAGAGGCCGCTTTTTTTGCTCCGTCACTGTAGGAGTCTTTGATCTTCTGTGACGCAGCGCCAGCCAGACTGCCGACGCCCTGAATAATGGCACTGCCCGCACGGGATAACGGGTTTCCCGCAGTCTGGCGCATAACCGCCATGGTTTGGTCATCAATGCCATATTGTTTTTGGTACTCCCGCGCTTGAGCATCTGCTTTATCATCAAGAAGCTGGTTGCCTGCTCTGAACAGCTCGCCACCGGCAGACACCATATCCAGTGGCGCGGCGACTGCCGCTTTCACAATATCGCCAAGCGTCACGCTGGCTTCGACCGGCTTTTTGTTCCAGTTTTCAGGAGAAAAGAACTGGCGATCGAAATCGGATAGCTCACCGGGTTGCTGAATATTCAGTCCCTGCCGGTTATTGTTCGCCGTTTGCTGTTCAGGGCGCTGCTGCTGTAACTGCTGTGGATCGTAGGCCATTGTCACTCCAGAATTCAGGCATAAAAAAAGCCCCGCTTTTTAGGCGAGGCTTGGTATCTTTGGGGAATTTAGCGCGTATTGGCTCTCGTGGGAAGTCTGTTAACGATGTGGTTTTAGGAGCAGAGAATAAACAAATCAGATACATCAGAAAACAACGTTATATAACCCAACGCGTATCCATAAAATTACTTCACATCTATTTATGAATGTGTATATTGCATGGTGCTATTTTTCTTTCCCCATTTAATGGGCTATTACTAATTATTTCATTGCTACTATTTTCAAGGAAAACATTGTGAACAAAATCATCATCTCTCTTATAGTAATGGTGTTACTTTCCCCCGCTGCATCATTCGCTAAGGGAGGGCATTATGCTGGTGGACATGGTTCATCCCATAAAGGCGGGAAATACTATAATCCCAGAACAGGAAATCACTATGAGAAACGCCATTAAATTTTAACTGCCACGTATGTTTTTATTAATCTGCACATTAATGAGTGGCACCGCCAGTGCCCACCCCGTAAATAAACTACTTGGTTTCTTTCTCGACTGAGAGATTCAACTTAACATTTTCATCCAAGGCGAACTCAACATTCTTTCCATATTGAACCTCTGCTGTTCTGGTTGGGATATTAACGTTCTGGATAGCATTACCCCCAATTGTCGTGAGCCCATTATAAGTGTGAATATTTAATGACGACAGGTAGTTAATTGTGCCGCTATATGTAATACGGCACTTGCTCTCATCGACAGGCGAAACATTATAATTAACAGTAACTTTAGGTCGTGAAGCACGATATGTGCCTCTAATGTCGTTAATTCGCTTTAAATCAACAGCAAGAACAAGTGTTTCACTTAACACCTTCGACTCAGCAATAAGGATGGATACACTCTGTGGAAGATAATAATCAGATGAATATGCCGCATTCAATCTCAACGCCTGATTATCATCCCGACCATGATTTGAACAACCAGCAAGTACAGATATAGCAAAGAATAAGCAAGCTATCTTTTTCATTTAACCACTCTATGAAGTTGAAAAAATTACCATACTACAAAAAACCTATTACCTTGCTCTACCTTCTGCATTCCTCGCAAATATTGAGCCGTGTAGCTGTCATTGTTTTTTGGCTGGTTATTCTGAGTATTAGGTACCGAGACGCCTTTTTGATATTCAGCATATTTCGTATCCAGTTGTGCAGGGTTTATATCACCTGTAAACGCGCCAGCAGATAACGCTTTCTGCGCAAACGCCACTTTGCCGGGATCATTACCTGCCCATTGTTGTAAGGCTGGGGCCGTTCTATTCTTGGTTTTTTGCCCAAATGACTCAGCAATCTGGTCATCCAGCTTGTCAAACTGGGTATTAATTGTTGAGGCATTATCCGGGTCTTTCGCCAGTGCTTTCGCACGTTCTTTTTGTGAGTTAATGGCCTGGGTGCGATATTCCTTTGCTTCCGCTCGATCTTGCTTAGAACTGCCGTTTACCAGACGATTCATGAATTGCGCCGTTGACGGGTCGCTGTTTATCGCTCCCACCATCTGCCCATAACCTCTGAATTGTGCCATAGCCTTATCAAGAGGGATAACCACAACGTTATCCTGCGGATCTGATGAGGCATATCGCGTCATTGGCTTCATTTTTGAAACTGAACCATCATCAAATTTGGTATTCACGGACAGGAAAATGCCGTTTCCATCCTCAGTGAGCCCAATATGGGCCAATTCCTTGTCCTTAATGGTTTTCCCCGTGCTGGGGTCTTTCTCACCTAGCCCACGTTTGATGTACGGTGCCAGAACCTTATCAGCCACACTGACGAATTGGGATCATTGTAATCCACCTGCCCGCTCATCACCTGTGGCATGATTTTATTCATGTCGCGAACGGTCTGGATTTTGTCCGGGCCAACAAATCGTTTGGGGCTGTACGGGTTGTCATCTGAGATTTGCCCGGCCAGACGTAATGCATCCTCATCCCATTGGCCATTGTTGGTTTTCAGCCGATCATAGAATGCCTGAACGGTTGGCATTTGCTCGGTCATTCGGCGCTGACGCTCCCTTTCTGTTCGCTGGTACGTCAGTTCATCGCGTCGCAGACTCAGCTCCTGCGCCTGTATGCCTACCCCGGCACGCTGAATGCCCAGTCTCTGTTGCTCCAGCGCTTGATTCAATCCAAAACGGCGCGCATCCTCTTTATCCAGACCAGTCTGCCTGTCAAAATTCCGTTTATCAGTTTCCTTTCCGTAATCAAATTGCTGTTGCGCCAATCCAAAGCTGCGATCTGCGTTCTGTTGTTGCTGTTGCATTTGTAAGCGACGTAACTCTGATTCCTCTCTGCGCTGTAGCGCACCGTCCATCGTGTTAAACCCGGCCAGAAAACCATCAGCCAATCCCCGCACATCCGCCATAAATCCCCCAATTACGAAAACAATGAGCCAGCAATTAAACCAACGGCGGCCCCAATTCCCATGCCAATTGGGCCACCCCATGAACCGTATGACGCACCTAAAGCCGCACCACCCGCCGCCCCCATTCCAGCCATCGCACCTTTCGTTTGGTTTGCTGCTGCCTTTTGCTGGGCTTTTAACTGCTCATTCGCTGCTTCACGCTGCTGTTCCTGTTCAGCGGCTTGCTGCATACCTTGCATACCTTGCTGGCGCGTCTGTGCTGCGATATCTATCAGTCCATATCCCATTATGTTTCACTCCCGATTTTGAGAAGCTCGCGAAGCCCTGTAGAGCCGCCGGTTAATATGCTCATCTGCCGATCGGTTTCTGCATCCCGAATGCCGTTCTTGGCACCCGCCGTTGCCAGCGCTGTTTTTAGCCCCAGGCTATTATCCGTGCCATTCTGCTGCGTTGCGCCATAGCGGGCCTGTTGGTTGGCTGCACCGACTGTTGCTGTGTTTAGCGCCTGCTGTTGTGTGGCATCCGCTCTGGCCAATTGGTTATTCATCAACTGCCCACTGGTTGATAGCTCCATCAACCCTTGCAGCCGAGGGTAGTAACGCTGCATCCAGTCGTCGTACTGTTTGCGCGTAATATCTGCGAATGTGTCTGACGCTACGCCCATGATTAACCACCTACATTTCTAAAATTCGAGCTCATAAAAGGCACATCCGAAACACCAAATACGCCACTGGAGTTACCACTACTTAATGTGGTTGTGGGTGTTTTTGCCGGAAAACTGGATAATCCTTTGCTCACCAGCGCGCCGCCAACCGTACCAATCAATCCTTTGCTGGCCTGCTGTTTAGATAGTGCGCTCTGTGCATCAGAAATCGCCTTCTGCTGCGATGCCGCCGCGATCCCCTGATACCCCTGCAATGCTTCGGCCTTCTGCCCCGATCCCATCGCCTGAACATCCTGCAACCCAGCAACATACTTATTTTGCTGATCGGTTTGTGCCCGGTTAGTTGCGTCAATCGTTCCCGCCACCTGGTCAGTGGCAATATCTTTCAGTGCCGACTGAAATTTCCCGCTACTCGGATCAACCCCAACGGATGCCAGGCCGTCAGCGGCCTGCCGGCGCGTTCGCGCAAATTCCTGCTGATAGCCAAGATTGACATCCCCTGCGATATTTCCGTACTTCTGCCCGTCATTTAGGGAGTCCACTTTCTCCATGAACAAATTTTCATAAGGCTTCAGTTCATTTTGATAAAGATTCCATTGCTTGCTGGCCACCTCTGCCGCAGCCATCTGTTGCGTCGTCTCTTTAACTTCGGTGCTACCACCGCCCCCTTTACCCATGCATCACCTCATACAGCTATTTTGAATTTCATCAGCCCAAACTCGTCTGGCAACCGCTCAAAACCCAGCCGCTGCGCCACCCGGATAAACCCCTTCCTGACCGTATAGAATTCAGCCCAACGCCCGCCAACCATACGAGTGAGTTCCTGAACATGGGGCAGCCAATACGCCAGCGCATCTTTTTTGGTGCTGACACCCAACCACACCACCACATACGGAATACCGTGGTAGCTACGGGGCCTGAGGACAATCCGCGTATCCTCCGTACCAAAGCAAAACGCCTGCTTTTTACGGCAGGCGTTTTGGATATTACTCAATAAATTAGTATCCCCAGACTCATACTCTACTCGTCGGGATAGTTGCAACAGCGCACGATTCAATGCACTCCTCCCGCTATCTGTCACGGCTACTGATTGTGATTCTTTCGACACCATTTTTATCGATAATTCTGATCTCATTATTAGATATATTCATTCCTCGACCATCTACAGATGATCGAATGCTCAATTCTCCTGATGCAGAGATACGTACCAACTCACCGAACGTTGCATTTCCCAATGGATCTACCGTAAAACCACCACTCTCTATTCGTGCCGTTTTAATGTACGGCGACACAATTTGAATACCCGCCCTCACGCTATCGGCAATAATGCTCTGGGCGGCCAGTATTTTTATAACCGCAGTTCGCATCACTGCCTCATCAATCACAACCTTGCCATCTGAGACAGCGAACGGAATAGCGTATGTATTTTTGTCATTCGGGTTATTAGGGTCGAAAATAAAAAACTGACTGGCAGCCACGGCAACCTGACTGATTGTATTACCGTTCGCATCACGACCTGCAACAATGCCAATACCCGCCTTTATATCACCCGCCTGTGCTTTGGTATTCCACAGTGATTGATATGCGGCCGACCCGTTTTTATCTATTCGTGAGATAATTTCTTTGTTTGTCTGAACGGCAGCTTTATTTTCTTCCATGCTTCGCGACAGATTTTCTATCAATGGCGAGGCATTTAACTGATCGCGAATAACATCAATAATCACAGCAGGGTCGGGATGCGTTTGCGCATGAGTCCCTTTAACATCGTTGAATGGGCCGGGGTCGCCTTCAGAATTGACATGGCGAACCCAGTAATAACCACTCCAGCCGGGGTCTACCGGGTCGCCGTATACACCAGCTGCCGAGCTGGCAACGAGCACCGCGTCAGCCAAATTATCATCAGGCGATCGGTATATTTCGGTTAATGACCGGCCACGATAATTCGGCATATCCCATTCAAGCAAGACATAAGCAAACCCACCGGTCGCCTTGAAACCTGTCGGTTTAGTTGGCTTCTGCACTCCGCCCCCCGAGCCTGAACCGCCGAGCCCATTGCCTGGTGATAATGCGACTTTGCCGCCACCCAGTTGACGCAGATTCGCCAGCCCAAGCCCTGCCAAATCACCATACGTAACTGCCCGGTTTCGTCCATCACCGCGCTGCCCGGTTAACGTCTCAATATTTTCAACAACCGCCTCCTGGTCTCTGCCGGCCCTGAATTTGGTGCTGCTCATGCTGGCATCTCCTGCATTGACGTTGTCAGTGTAATGCGGTCAACTTGCGCATTGCCGTACACTTCAATCTGCCAGCGTTTGCCAC
This sequence is a window from Dickeya aquatica. Protein-coding genes within it:
- a CDS encoding phage tail tip fiber protein; the encoded protein is MSSTKFRAGRDQEAVVENIETLTGQRGDGRNRAVTYGDLAGLGLANLRQLGGGKVALSPGNGLGGSGSGGGVQKPTKPTGFKATGGFAYVLLEWDMPNYRGRSLTEIYRSPDDNLADAVLVASSAAGVYGDPVDPGWSGYYWVRHVNSEGDPGPFNDVKGTHAQTHPDPAVIIDVIRDQLNASPLIENLSRSMEENKAAVQTNKEIISRIDKNGSAAYQSLWNTKAQAGDIKAGIGIVAGRDANGNTISQVAVAASQFFIFDPNNPNDKNTYAIPFAVSDGKVVIDEAVMRTAVIKILAAQSIIADSVRAGIQIVSPYIKTARIESGGFTVDPLGNATFGELVRISASGELSIRSSVDGRGMNISNNEIRIIDKNGVERITISSRDR
- a CDS encoding bacteriocin — encoded protein: MGYGLIDIAAQTRQQGMQGMQQAAEQEQQREAANEQLKAQQKAAANQTKGAMAGMGAAGGAALGASYGSWGGPIGMGIGAAVGLIAGSLFS
- a CDS encoding LPD38 domain-containing protein, whose amino-acid sequence is MSLALLALNWDDKRYKELPDWDKDAYWHFFLGDQHVRFPKPFEIGLMFGTTSERFVRMLGGEDSPGKFGKVIARNFLETMAFNPIPQVVKPMAEAYVNYDFFRGGPIESMADSNLIAAARYNDQTSLLMREIGAATGLSPKMLDHIVQGYTGTLGAYVLGATNIVARQFSDAGETPALRLDELPVIKSFLRGSDPAKSTQFADDFYRMMNQANQISRTINAYREQGRKDDASTLKTESAGLLSKRKMMTETQKAVRQLNDRIEMVRIDRTLSADEKRERINRMMAQRNTLYQQAVERVNPYFDR
- a CDS encoding MuF-C-terminal domain-containing protein; its protein translation is MLREYASADLTNNSELKRAASERLDELDQHEKIAQKVEAFKQQSDDELLTTYRKLNENPKRSEEEQLQHEAVRTVLSERLGIDAKGKQQPAPQPLHQQSAPEVESLQSATPDNQSPNGIPPGRMDAFRDTPAYLRQDSRIQGFADDSDVQRALAEQQYAPTAEELISQQMGQGDQGYTPEELAIIEQAEKIRAARTPRLPAPGQTSVIAMPGELHPMMSDERAAGSGPQFDAGRQVRGQSFIPAERPQAGNEVGRASQTYDSETVPTHAIEDKGIIFSGSPTIDEGQTAQPPQFTSGETRTQRKTREFTEAMGGNNQAALPDQRHRVAGVPVDATTEAYARGEPVGELKFYTKNRPFTSEPLARHSKWGKMPGATVEEVEGGYAVRLPAPEYGQQGKAAGFGEEPRGTTQNSGKPAKIEVFRRQADGQVFLGYKDSTRVLPLKAGFKDSAEARAYLKDNRAELDEKLEKLRKTLNDNASKNGGVAVSGVDIGGGNIIHDGSFSRDGHKPETGMLRDRVQLASDLFVSHLNGAAKIKVKAVQTQAEAAAMMPNGIPAEFGTVHAIYQPELSRVIVIADNIAGPRELRAKLSHEIIAHHGLASVIGDVEYDRIMRVLHQTRESKNKTIQEVWHQVERSYGNESLEEQANEFLAHMAERSELTGLGGMWDRFISLLTTGLRKAGVISHADITPAEIRNILRTITGRFKKTAMYANEKPGTREFEDTFSRTDALYSKADDTDPLRPLPEEAEQYRTELGNAMRSMRSGDMSIRIGRTPPVLRALGAPNLDMYINRDTVRKATNGVKHDVPLSVIEHLPELMHDPITIYRSATQDNAVVALLEANDMNGNPVVSAVHMSAAQRRIEVNRIASVYGTEEGKKIKTMEREGLVLYRRKKENPDNPHSQGLQLPKEERSYQGSDQNILSSADIRKNKALYSRTGNPAMDAETSRKMGFNVDKGWFDKAKDFYQMAADSDRTELKQWWRETFRKLNTRTFDGLAPLKYAEDAAGDFDASVSGYTAARMAAGAGAVSGVVWEHGLVRYNKKEGVTERIPGTGKADSLMGIFDALGNQRENFLKWIAGHRSERLMAEGRENNFTADEIAYMKTLNRGNEALFADQKRKYDAFIKSILDLQQDMGLIDPESRVMWEDAWYLPYFREAENGEAHGPWTTRGVANQSSTVRKLKGSELTIKDPIENLFNYVAKSVDASMKNEAMRRSVVNLADTGVVEVIEKPNKIDYERIGKNVVKVYVDGQEQLVQVNDPDLYRAFTMIDMERSNSVFMKAARQAKRVLTIGTTAMPDFILRNFMRDSLHSWAINKDGFRAGISSLQGLRKALATDDTLVDMMAAGATFGGGYLNAYDPTGSAANIRKVLRRKGYSDSQMREFESTLVRSGKDVLDKLETAWEKYRHISEGAENANRVATYDAALKSGKSKAQAAFEARDLMDFSMMGSSKLIIGLTDVVPFLNARLQGMSKLGRAIKDDPREVLKRGGISLVCL